The DNA sequence GCCGCCGCGGCTCCGGGGACGGCGGCGGGGGCGGCCTCGCCGGGATCGGGCGAAACCGGCGGCCCGCTCACCCGGTGCGCTCCATGTAGACCACGCCCGGCAGCGGGTTCGGGTAGTAGGGGCCGATCTCGCGGAAGCCCAGGCTGGCGTAGAGCGACCGCGCCGCGGTCATCCACTCCAGGGTGTCGAGGCGGATGGTGCGGTGGCCGGCCTGGCGGGCGAAGGCCAGCAGCGCCGTGGCCACGGCGCGGGCCACGCCGCGGCCGCGCGCCTCGGGGCGGGTCCACATGCGCTTCAGCTCGGCCAGGCCGGGGCCGAGCGGCCGCACCGCGCCGCAGCCCACCGGCGCCACGCCATCGAAGGCCAGCAGCAGCTGGCCGAAGGGCGGCGCGTAGGCCCCCGGCAGCGCCGCCAGCTCGGCCTCGAACCCCTGGAAGCAGAGGTCCACGCCGATGGCCTGCTGGTACTCGCGGAACAGGGCGCGGGCCAGGTCGAGCTCGGAGGGCGTGGCCGCCTCCACCAGGCGGAGCATCAGATCACCTCCAGGTCGGCCGAGGCCACCCAGCCGGTCAGCCCGTTGTCGAGCCGCACCCGGGCCAGCTCGCCGCGGGCCTCCAGCACCCGCACCGAGGTCCCCTCGTGCAGCTCGAAGGCCGCCTTGAGCGCCCGCTCCGGCCCCTCGCGCACCGGGGCCACCGGCGCCACCACCACCGCGGACGGCGTGCGCCGGTCGGCGGCCTTGGCGGCCACCAGGGCGCCGCCGGCCACGGCCAGCAGCGCCGCCAGCAGCGCCGCCGCGCCGAGCGGGCGGCGGGACCGGGGCGTGGCCCGGCCGCGCAGCCAGAGCAGGGCCCAGAGCGCCACCCAGGCCGCGCCGAAGAGCCCCACCGCCAGCCCGTCGCCGGTGCGCGCCACCAGCCGATCGAGGAGCGGCGGGGACGAGTCGCCCACCAGCCGGTCCACGTTCTGGGCGCTGGCCAGCTCCAGGTTGGCGCGGGCGTCGGCGTCGGACGGGTCGAGCCGCAGCGCCCGCTGCCAGCTCGCCATGGCCTGCCCGCGCGCCCCGGCGCGGGCCAGCGCGTTGCCCAGGTTGAGGTGGAGCGCCGGCCCCTCCCAGCCCTCGTCGAGCAGGGCGCGGTAGGCGCGCGCGGCGCCGTCGAAGTCGCCGGAGAGGTACAGGGCGCCGGCCGCCTCCTGGCGGGCCAGGGCGGAGGCCTCCGAATCCCCAGCGCCCCTCACCCCGGCCCTCTCCCCGGAGGGGAGAGGGGGTTCTGAACCCGCGTCCCTCTCCCCGGAGGGGAGAGGGGGCTCCGAACCGGCGCCCGTCACCCCGGCCCTGCCCCCAGGGGGGAGAGCGGGCTCCGAGCCGGCGCCCCGCACCGGCGCCGCCGCCAGCGCCACCAGCGTAAAGCTCACCAGCACCACCCGCAGCGCCGCCCTCACGTGGCACCCCCCGCGGCGTGCCAGTGCGCTTCCTCGAGCAGCTCCATGGCCCGCCCGGCCAGCGCCAGCACCTGGTCGCGCCCGGCGGCGCCGCCGTAGCGGCCGGCGTCGCAGGCGTCCAGCGCCAGGGCCAGCGCGCGCAGCGCCGGCGGGTGGGCCCCGGCCTCGGCGAGCGCGCGGGCCAGGTCCTCGCGGGTCAGCCCCACCGCCGGGCGGCCCAGCTTGTCGCCGCAGTAGCCGGTCAGGGCCCGCTCCACCTCGGCGAAGAAGGGGCCGGCCTCGGCGGCGGCCGCCAGCCTGGAGGCGGTGGCCAGCCGGCGCCGCGCCGCCCGGCCGGCCAGCGCCAGCCGGCGCGCCCCGCCGTCGGAGGCGTGGGCCTCGCGCAGCCGGTCCCAGCCGGCCAGCGCCGCGAACGCCGCCACCGGCGCGCCCAGCAGCAGCCAGAACGGCCAGCCCTGCCAGGGCGGCTCGCCGCGCCGCGAGAGCGCGCCGCCGGCGCGGATGGGCTTCAGCCCGCCGCCCAGCGCGTTCTGGCCGGGCGAGGCCGCCAGCGCCGGCGTCGCGGGGCCGGGCGCCAGCACCTCCAGCTGCAGCGGGGCCGTCTCCAGCACCCGGTAGACGCCGGTCCTGGGGTCGAAGACCGGCCAGCGGACCGCCGGCACGGTGAGCGTGCCCGGCCGGTCCGGCACCAGCACCGTCTCGACGCTGCGCGCGCCGGCCAGGCGGGCCTGGCGCGGCGCCACCTTGTCGGTCGAGGTCGGGGCGAAGGCCCTGAGGCCCGGCAGGCGCGGCGGGGCCGGGATCGACCAGGCCTTCACGTTCCCCTCGCCCTGCGCCGTCAGCTTGAGCGAGACCGGCTGCCCGGCCGCCACGGTCTTCTCGGAGAGCGCGGCCGTGAGGGTCATGGTGCCCACGTTGACGCTGTCGAAGCCGGCCGGCGCGCCGGGCGGGAGCGGCTTCACGGTGATGGTGACCGGGGCGCTCTGCCGGGTCACCTTGCGCACGTCCGGGAACGGGTCGAAGGGGTCGTCGGCGCCGACCCGCACCACCAGCGTCAGGCCGAAGCTGCCGAGCTCCAGCGCGCCGGCGCGGGTGGGGAAGAGCGCCAGCCGCTGGTACAGGTAGGCGCGCATGGGCAGGCCGTTTACCTTGCGCAGCTGGAACGAGAGCGACTGCGGCGTCTCCACCTGCTCGGACCAGAAGCCGTCGTAGAGCGGCGGCTGGTAGCCGCCCACGTCCACCACGCCCACCGGCGAGAGCAGCACCACCGAGGCGGTCACCTGCTCGCCCAGGAAGACCTCGCGCTTGTCGAGCTCCACCTGGAGCACCAGGTCCTTCTCCCAGCCACGCCAGGCGCGGCTGGCGCCGCCGCCGCCGCCGGGCGGTCCGAGCAGGCCGCCGAAGGGGCTGGCCGGCCCCCCGCGGGGCCCCGGGGGCGGCGCGGTGCGGCTGCCGGCCGCCAGCACGGTCACCGGGATGGGCGCGGTCTCGGCGCTGGCGGGCCCGGCCACCACCTGCAGCGGCGGGATGACCAGCGCCCCGGCCCGGCGCGGCGCCAGCGAGAACTGGAAGGTGAAGGTGCGGCGGATGCGGACGCCGGCGCCGCCGCCCAGGTCCACGTTGGTGGAGGAGCCGGAGCTGCGCCCCACCACCTGGAACTCGAAGTCGCGCGCCGGCAGCGTCACGGTGGGCGTCTCGTCGGCCTCGACGCGCACCTCCAGCGTCACCACCTCGTCGGCGGCCAGCTCGGTGCGGTCCACGCCGGCCCGCACGGCCAGCGCCGCCCGGGCGGCCGAGGGGAGGCCGACCACCAGCAGCGCGGCCAGCGCCAGGGCGCGGCTACCAGTCCTTGGCCACATCGCGCTTCCGCGCCTCCTTCCGGCCGGCCGGGCCGAGCGGCATGTTCCGCTCGCGGTCGCGCAGGGCGTCGAGGAGCCGCGCGGCGTCCTGCCGGTCGAGCTGGCCGGCCCGACCCGCGGCTCCCTCGCTGCGCTCGCCTTCCTGCTCCCCGTCCCGCTGGCCGCCACGCTGGCTCCCGTCCTTGCGCTCACTGGGCCCCGGCTGCTGGCCCGGCTGGTCCTCGTCGCCCTGCCGCCCCTGGTCCGGCTTCGGCTGGCCCTGCGCCTGGCCCGGCTTCGGCTCCTGGCCGGCCCCCTGCCGGTCCTGGCCCTTCGCCTGGTCCTTCCCGTCCTGCTGGCCCTGCTCCGGCTTCCCCGGCTGCTGCTCCGGCTGGCCGCCCTGCTTGCCCTGGTCGCCCTGGTCCTTCGGCGCGCCCTGGCCCTGCGCCTTGCGGCGCAGCAGGACCTCGAGGTTATAGCGCGCGTCCTCGTTGGCGGGGTCGCGTGCCAGCGCCTGCGAGAAGGCCTTGACCGCGCCGTCCCGGTCGCCGGCGGCGGCCAGCGCGTTGCCCGTGTTCTGCAGCGCCCGCGAGGAGAGGACGCCGGCGGCGTCCCGCTCCAGCGCCCGCCTCCAGGCCTCGCGCGCCTCGGCGTGCCGCCCCAGGGCGTGCAGGGCGTTGCCGCGGTCGAAGTCGATCTCCGGGTGGGGCCCGGCCTCGCGCTCGGCCGCCTGGTAGCGCTCCAGCGCCGCGGCCCCGTCGCCGGAGAGGAGCTGCTCGTTCCCCTGGCGCACCGCGGGCTGCTCGGCGGTGAACGGCGAGGCGGCGCCCAGGAGCGCCAGCAGCAGGGCGGCGGCGCTCACGCGGCCTCCGGGTCGTCGTCGGGCCGGGGGGCGCGCCCCTCGGGCAGGAGCAGGGCGGCCAGCAGGAGGAGGAAGGCGGGCAGGGCGAAGCGGGCGTACTGGTCGTCGTAGGCCACGGTGAGCCGGCTGGTGAGCTCGCCCTTCTCCAGCGCGTCGAGCGCCGCCACGAAGGCGGCCGGGCCGCGATCGGGCGAGCCCGGCTCGAAGACCTGGCCGCCGCCCGCCTCGGTGAGCGCGCGCAGGGTGGCGGGGTCGAGGCGGGTCACCACCGGGTCGCCGGCGCGGTCCTTCTTGTAGCCGGTGAGGGCGCCGCCCGCGTCGGTGAGCGGGATGGGCTCGCCGGCCGTGGTGCCGATGGCCAGGGCGTGGATGCGGACGCCGGCCTCGGCCAGCTGGGCGGCGGCCTGGCGCGCCCCGCCCTCCAGGTCCTCGCCGTCGGTGACCAGCAGCACCACCTTGGAGCGCCCGGCCGCCGCCTGCGAGCCCTCCAGCACCTCCCGCGCCGCCGTGAGGGCGTTGCCCAGGTCGGAGCCCTGCTGGGCCACGCTCTGCGGCGTGACGGCCCGCAGGAAGAGCCGGGCCGCGGCGTAGTCGGTGGTGAGCGGGCACTGGACGAAGGCCTGGCCGGCGAAGACCACCAGCCCCACCCGGTCGCCGGCCAGCTGCTCCAGCAGCGCCCCCACCTCCAGCTTGGCGCGGGAGAGCCGGTCCGGCTTGACGTCGCGGGCCAGCATGGAGCGCGACACGTCCAGGGCGATGACCACGTCGACGCCGGTGCGGGTGACGAGCTCGGTGCGGCTGCCGCACTGCGGGCGGGCCAGCGCCAGCGTCAGCAGGGCCAGGCCGGTGAGCGAGAGCCCGAGCCGGGTGGCCGGGCGGGCGGCGCCGGCGCGTGGGGCCACCCGGCGGGCCTGGGGCCCCAGGGTGCGGGCCAGCAGGGCGCGGCGGCGGCCCAGCATGACCGCGCCGAGCAGGGCCAGCGCGGCCACCGCGGCCAGCAGCCAGAGCGCGCCCGGCTCGGCCAGGCGGGCCGGCGCCCCCAGCACCTGGAAGGAGAGCGGCGCGGCCTCGGTCACGGGAAGCTCCGGAAGCGGGTCAGGCCGAGCAGCAGCCCGGCCAGGGCCAGCCAGAAGGCCGGGCCGAGCAGGCGCGGGAAGAGCTCGGCCACCCGGGACGAGGCGGTGGACTCGAAGATGCGGGTCTTCTCCATGCGGTCCAGCACCTGCTGCAGGCCGCGCTCCAGCTCGGCCTGGTCGCCGGCGCCGGCGAAGGCGCCCCCGGTGGCCTCGGCGATCTCCTTGAGCAGCGCCGGGTTCACCGCGAAGGGCATGGGCTGGTAGATGGTCTGGCCGAACAGGTCGACGCCCACCGGGTAGGGCACCACGCCGCCCTTGCCCACCAGGATGGGGAAGACCCGGATGCCGAAGGTGCGGGCGATGGCGGCGGCCTCGCGCGGGGAGATCTGGCCGGCGTTGGAGTCGCCGTCGGTGATGAGGATGATCACCTTGCTCTTGGCGTCCGACTCGCGCAGGCGGTTCACCGAGGTGGCCAGCGCGTTGCCGATGGCGGTGCCGTCCTCGATGAGACCGATCTGCAGCTGGTCCACCAGGGTGCGCAGGATGCCGTAGTCGAGGGTGAGCGGCGCCTGGGTGTAGGCGTCGCCGGCGAAGACCACCAGGCCGATCCGGTCGCTGCTGCGCCGGCCGATGAACTCCTTGAGGACCTCCTTGGCCACGTGGATGCGGTCCTGCGGCTTGAAGTCGGCGGCCCGCATGGAGGTGGAGAGGTCGAGGGCGATGACGATGTCGATGCCCTCCACCGAGCGCTTCTCCGGCTCGCGCTCGCGGGTCTGCGGGCGGGCCAGGGCCACCGCCGAGAGGGCCAGCGCCGCCAGCACCAGCGCCTGCGGCAGCCACCAGACCCGGGCCGCCAGGCCGCGCCCGCCGGCGGCGATGAGGGCGGCGCGCGGGTGGCGCAGGCGGGGCGCCAGGCGCCGCTCGAAGGCCAGCGCCAGGACCACCAGCGGGACGGCCAGCAGGAGGAGGAGCGCCCAGGGCTCCGCCAGGGTGGGGACGCCAGGGGTCACCGGCGGTCACCGGGGGGCGCGTTGCCCCTCACCCCGGCCCTCTCCCCGGAGGGGAGAGGGGGATCCTGGACCGGGGTCGAGGTCGGAGGCGAGGTCGATGCCCCCCCCGCCTTCCCCGCCGGGGCGAACGCCCCCGCGGTCTGCGCCAGCAGCCCGCGCGCGTAGCGCAGCCCGGCGTCGCACTCGTTCCCCCCCGCCGGGAAGCGGGCGAACTTGACGAGGTCGGTGTCCTCCGAGAAGCCGCGCAGGGCGGCCAGATCGAGGCGCGGGTCGGCCTGCGCCGCCAGCGCGTCCAGCAGCTCCCCGGTGGTCAGGTCGAGCGCGTTCAGGCCGGTGAGCGCGCCCAGGTACTCGCGCACCGCCTCGGAGAGCCGGAAGAAGAACTCGCGGGCCCGGCCCTGCTGGGGGAGCCGCTCGGCCTCCAGGGCGTCGAGGCGGCGGGCGAAGCGCACCTCGGGCGGCAGCGGCGCGGGGGGCTCGGCGGCGGCGCGCGCGCGGCGGCGCCACCAGCGCCACAGGAGCCAGCCGGCCAGGGCGGCGGCCAGCGCGCCCAGGGCCCACCAGACGACGCGCCAGCTCGGCAGCACCAGCGGGACGGGCGGCGCCGGGGCGCGCAGCTCGAGCGCGTCGGTGGGCGCGGCCGGGTCGATGAGACCGGACGCCTCCACCCGCGGCCCGGGCACGTCGAGGACCCGCGGGCCCGCCGGCGTGGCGGCGGCCAGCGACAGCGCCGGCAGGTCGTGGGCCCCGAGCTCGTAGAGCGCCAGGGTGAGCGTGCAGGTGGTGAGCGAGTCCTCGCCGGCCGCGGCGCGGGTGCAGCCCTGCGACCGCAGCTCGAAGGGGGCCAGGGCGGGGGCCTCGGGCAGGGCGTAGGACTCGGCCTGGCCGTGGCGGATCTCCAGCTCCCAGGTGAAGGGCTCGCCGAGCCGGGGCGTGGCCTTGGAGAGGCGGGAGGCCACCGCCTTGGGGGACGCCTGGGGGAGGGGGGGCGGGGTCGCGGTCGCGGTCGGGGCCGAGGCCGAGGTCGAGGTCGCGGTCGGGGTCGCCGCCCCGCCGACCCACGGCCACCCGGCCAGGACGAGCAGCAGCACCAGCGCGCCTCCCACCCCGCGCCCCCGCGCTCCGCCCCGCCTCACCCGATCCTCCGGGCCCGCGCCTGGAAGAAAGCCAGCAGGGGCTTCACGTAGTCGGCGTCGTCGGCGCGCACCGTGGCGTGGTCCAGCTCCAGGCGGGAGAAGAGGCGGGTGAGCTGCCGCTCCGAGGCGAGGGCGGCGGCGGCCAGCCGGGCCCGGAGCCGCCGGTCGGAGAGGTCCACCCGCACCACCTGGCCGGTCTCGGGGTCCTCGAGCAGCGTCAGCCCGGCCGCCGGCAGGTCGCGCTCCAGCCGGTCCTCGATGCGGATGGGGACCACGTCGTGCTTGCGGGCCGCCACCCGCAGCGGGCGCTCGAAGCGGGCCTCGTCGTCCAGGAAGTCGGAGAGCACGAAGGCCACGGTGCGGCGGCGCATGGCGCGGCGCAGGTGCTCCAGCGCGCCGCCCAGGTCGGTGCGCCGGCTGCGCGGCTGGAAGCGCAGGATCTCGGAGACCAGCCGGAGCGCGTGGCGCCGCCCCTTGCGCGGCGGCACGAACCGCTCCACCTGGTCGGTGAAGAGGGCCAGGCCCACCCGGTCGCCGTTCTGCACCGCCGAGAAGGCCAGCAGCGCCGCGATCTCGGCCGCCACCTCGGCCTTGGTGCGCGCCGACGAGCCGAAGTCGGCCGAGGCCGACAGGTCGCACAGCACCATGACGGTGAGCTCGCGCTCCTCCACGAAGCGCTTGACGTGCAGGTGGCCGGTGCGGGCCGAGACGTTCCAGTCGATGGTGCGGACCTCGTCGCCGGGCGCGTAGGCGCGCACCTCGCTGAAGTCCATGCCGCGGCCCTTGAAGACCGAGTGGTACTGGCCGCCCAGCGAGTCCTCCACGGCGCGGCGCGTGGTGATCTCGATGCGCCGGATGCGCTGGATGAGCTCCCTGGCGTTCATGTCCCGGCTGCTGCGCGCTCCTTCGCGAAAGACCCCGCCACCGCCCTCACCGCCTCACGGCACCTCGATGCGGTCCAGCACCCGCGACACCACCTTCTCCGGCGTGACCTCCTCGGCCTCGGCCTCGTAGGTCAGGGTGATGCGGTGGCGCAGCACGTCGTAGGCCACCGCCTTGACGTCCTCCGGGGTGACGAAGGCCCGTCGGCGCAGGAAGGCGTGGGCCCGCGCCGCCAGGGTGAGGAAGATGGTGGCGCGCGGGCTGGCGCCGTACTCCACCAGCGGCACCAGGTCGGCCAGGCCGTGCGCCTTGGGGTCGCGGGTGGCGAAGACCAGGTTGACCACGTAGTCCTTCACCCGGTCGTCCATGTAGAGCCGGTGCAGCACCGCCCTGGCGGCCGCCAGATCGGCCGGCCCGCACACCTTGCGGGCCCGCGGCGGGGTGAGGGTGGCCATGCGGTCGAGGATCAGCCGCTCCTCCTCGCGCGTCGGGTAGCCCACCTTCACCTTCAGCATGAAGCGGTCCACCTGGGCCTCGGGCAGGGGGTAGGTCCCCTCCTGCTCGATGGGGTTCATGGTGGCCAGCACGATGAAGGGGTCGGGCAGCGTGAAGGTCTGGTCGCCGATGGTGACCTGCCGCTCCTGCATGGCCTCCAGCAGGGCCGACTGCACCTTGGCGGGGGCGCGGTTCACCTCGTCGGCCAGCACGATGTTGGCGAAGACCGGCCCCTGCTTCACCGAGAAGGTCTGCGAGCGCGGATCGTAGACCTGCGTGCCCACCACGTCGGCGGGCAGGAGGTCGGGGGTGAACTGCACCCGGCTGAAGGCGCAGTCCACCGCGTCGGCCAGGGTCTTCACCGCCAGCGTCTTGGCCAGGCCGGGCACGCCCTCCACCAGCACGTGGCCGCCGGTGAGCAGGCCGATGAGGGCCCGCTCGATGAGGTAGGACTGGCCGACGATGACCGTGCCGGTCTCGGCGACCAGGGCCTCCACGAAGGCGGACTGGCGCTGGACTTCGTCCGAGACGGCCCGGATGTCGGGGTTCATGCGTCCTCCTGGCGGGTGCAGCGCTGAAAAGGGCCGAAAGATAGCGGCGGTCGGGCCTGGTGAACAGGCCACGGCCGCCCGCGCTTCCCGCCGGGCACTCGCCGGGCGCTCGCCGGGGCCCCCGCGGGCGCCCGCCGCCGGCGCACACCCTCCGGGGGCGGGCGACGCCCGGCGCCCGGTCGGACCTTGCGCCCGGTCAACCCGGGGTGCAGATTCGCCACATCCCGGGGGGGAACACCGTTGCTCCTGAAAGGAAACTCCCGGTGAGGGGACCACCTCTCACCAAGCCGGCCGGCACGCTGGTGGACGCGCTCGTCCACGCGGCAGGCGGGCGCCTGGGCGTCACCTTCGTCACCGAGGACGAGCAGGAGCGGTTCCTCCCCTGGTCGGAGGTGCTGGTCCGGGCCCGCCGCGCCGCCGCGGCCTACGCCCAGGCCGGGGTCCGGCCGGGCGATCGGGTGGCGCTGGTGCTGCGCACCGGGCCCGCCTACCTGGACGCCTTCCTGGGCGCCTGGCTGGCCGCGGCCGTGCCGGTGCCGCTCCCCTCGCCGTCGCAGCTCGGGCACCTCGAGGAGTACGGGGTGGCGCTGGAGCGCATGCTCACCGGCTCCGGCGCCGCGCTGCTGGTGAGCGGCGGCGCCACCCTGCAGCTGCTGGGGCGGGTGGCCGGCCGGGTGCGGCCGCGCCTCGGCTGGCTGGACGCGGCGGCGCTGGAGGTCGCGCCGGCCCGCATCCAGCGCGAGGTGGAGCCGCGCCACACCGGCCTGGTCCAGTTCGCCTGGGGTCCCACCACCGCGCCCAGGCCGGTGGACTTCACCCACGGCGCGCTGGCGGCCCAGGTGGCGGCCCGGGTCCAGGCGCTGCGGCTCGGCGACGACGACGTGCTGGTCTCCTGGCTCTCGGTGGTGCACGACTCCGGGCTGGTGGGCTGCCTGCTCACCGCCCTGGCGCGGCCGCTCTCGCTGGTGCTGGTGTCGCGCGAGGCGGTGGCGGCCCGCCCGGTGCTGGCGCTGCGGGCGGTGGCGCGCCACCGCGGCACCGTCATGGTGGGGCCGGCCTCGGCCCTGGACCGGGCCACCCTGGCCGCCGACACGGAGCTGGAGCGCTGCGACCTCTCCTCCCTGCGGCTGGTGGTGGCCCGCACCGAGCCCGGGGCCACCGGGCTCTTGCGGCGCTTCGCCGACCGCTTCGCCCCCTTCGGCCTCGACCCGCAGGCGCTGGTGCCGGCCTGGGGGCTGGCCGAGCCGCCGCTCCTGGCCTCGGCGGGCGAGCGCGGGCAGGGGCTGGCCGCCCTGGGGGTGGACGCCGGCCGGCTGGCCCGCGACGGCCTGGTGGCGCCCGGCGCCCGGCTGGTCACGCCGGTGGGGCGGCCGCTCCCCGGCGTCGAGGTGGACGTGCGCGACGCCGCCGGCCGCCCGCTGCCGGAGGGGCGGCTCGGGCAGCTCTGGCTGCGCGCGCCGGACCTGCTGGAGGGCTCCGAGCACCTGGGCCACCACGGCTGGCTCGACACCGGCGAGGTGGG is a window from the Anaeromyxobacter sp. genome containing:
- a CDS encoding protein BatD; translation: MWPRTGSRALALAALLVVGLPSAARAALAVRAGVDRTELAADEVVTLEVRVEADETPTVTLPARDFEFQVVGRSSGSSTNVDLGGGAGVRIRRTFTFQFSLAPRRAGALVIPPLQVVAGPASAETAPIPVTVLAAGSRTAPPPGPRGGPASPFGGLLGPPGGGGGASRAWRGWEKDLVLQVELDKREVFLGEQVTASVVLLSPVGVVDVGGYQPPLYDGFWSEQVETPQSLSFQLRKVNGLPMRAYLYQRLALFPTRAGALELGSFGLTLVVRVGADDPFDPFPDVRKVTRQSAPVTITVKPLPPGAPAGFDSVNVGTMTLTAALSEKTVAAGQPVSLKLTAQGEGNVKAWSIPAPPRLPGLRAFAPTSTDKVAPRQARLAGARSVETVLVPDRPGTLTVPAVRWPVFDPRTGVYRVLETAPLQLEVLAPGPATPALAASPGQNALGGGLKPIRAGGALSRRGEPPWQGWPFWLLLGAPVAAFAALAGWDRLREAHASDGGARRLALAGRAARRRLATASRLAAAAEAGPFFAEVERALTGYCGDKLGRPAVGLTREDLARALAEAGAHPPALRALALALDACDAGRYGGAAGRDQVLALAGRAMELLEEAHWHAAGGAT
- a CDS encoding DUF58 domain-containing protein yields the protein MNARELIQRIRRIEITTRRAVEDSLGGQYHSVFKGRGMDFSEVRAYAPGDEVRTIDWNVSARTGHLHVKRFVEERELTVMVLCDLSASADFGSSARTKAEVAAEIAALLAFSAVQNGDRVGLALFTDQVERFVPPRKGRRHALRLVSEILRFQPRSRRTDLGGALEHLRRAMRRRTVAFVLSDFLDDEARFERPLRVAARKHDVVPIRIEDRLERDLPAAGLTLLEDPETGQVVRVDLSDRRLRARLAAAALASERQLTRLFSRLELDHATVRADDADYVKPLLAFFQARARRIG
- a CDS encoding MoxR family ATPase, which produces MNPDIRAVSDEVQRQSAFVEALVAETGTVIVGQSYLIERALIGLLTGGHVLVEGVPGLAKTLAVKTLADAVDCAFSRVQFTPDLLPADVVGTQVYDPRSQTFSVKQGPVFANIVLADEVNRAPAKVQSALLEAMQERQVTIGDQTFTLPDPFIVLATMNPIEQEGTYPLPEAQVDRFMLKVKVGYPTREEERLILDRMATLTPPRARKVCGPADLAAARAVLHRLYMDDRVKDYVVNLVFATRDPKAHGLADLVPLVEYGASPRATIFLTLAARAHAFLRRRAFVTPEDVKAVAYDVLRHRITLTYEAEAEEVTPEKVVSRVLDRIEVP
- a CDS encoding GNAT family N-acetyltransferase, which encodes MLRLVEAATPSELDLARALFREYQQAIGVDLCFQGFEAELAALPGAYAPPFGQLLLAFDGVAPVGCGAVRPLGPGLAELKRMWTRPEARGRGVARAVATALLAFARQAGHRTIRLDTLEWMTAARSLYASLGFREIGPYYPNPLPGVVYMERTG
- a CDS encoding VWA domain-containing protein → MTPGVPTLAEPWALLLLLAVPLVVLALAFERRLAPRLRHPRAALIAAGGRGLAARVWWLPQALVLAALALSAVALARPQTREREPEKRSVEGIDIVIALDLSTSMRAADFKPQDRIHVAKEVLKEFIGRRSSDRIGLVVFAGDAYTQAPLTLDYGILRTLVDQLQIGLIEDGTAIGNALATSVNRLRESDAKSKVIILITDGDSNAGQISPREAAAIARTFGIRVFPILVGKGGVVPYPVGVDLFGQTIYQPMPFAVNPALLKEIAEATGGAFAGAGDQAELERGLQQVLDRMEKTRIFESTASSRVAELFPRLLGPAFWLALAGLLLGLTRFRSFP
- a CDS encoding VWA domain-containing protein, whose product is MTEAAPLSFQVLGAPARLAEPGALWLLAAVAALALLGAVMLGRRRALLARTLGPQARRVAPRAGAARPATRLGLSLTGLALLTLALARPQCGSRTELVTRTGVDVVIALDVSRSMLARDVKPDRLSRAKLEVGALLEQLAGDRVGLVVFAGQAFVQCPLTTDYAAARLFLRAVTPQSVAQQGSDLGNALTAAREVLEGSQAAAGRSKVVLLVTDGEDLEGGARQAAAQLAEAGVRIHALAIGTTAGEPIPLTDAGGALTGYKKDRAGDPVVTRLDPATLRALTEAGGGQVFEPGSPDRGPAAFVAALDALEKGELTSRLTVAYDDQYARFALPAFLLLLAALLLPEGRAPRPDDDPEAA
- a CDS encoding AMP-binding protein; protein product: MPGGNTVAPERKLPVRGPPLTKPAGTLVDALVHAAGGRLGVTFVTEDEQERFLPWSEVLVRARRAAAAYAQAGVRPGDRVALVLRTGPAYLDAFLGAWLAAAVPVPLPSPSQLGHLEEYGVALERMLTGSGAALLVSGGATLQLLGRVAGRVRPRLGWLDAAALEVAPARIQREVEPRHTGLVQFAWGPTTAPRPVDFTHGALAAQVAARVQALRLGDDDVLVSWLSVVHDSGLVGCLLTALARPLSLVLVSREAVAARPVLALRAVARHRGTVMVGPASALDRATLAADTELERCDLSSLRLVVARTEPGATGLLRRFADRFAPFGLDPQALVPAWGLAEPPLLASAGERGQGLAALGVDAGRLARDGLVAPGARLVTPVGRPLPGVEVDVRDAAGRPLPEGRLGQLWLRAPDLLEGSEHLGHHGWLDTGEVGFVVGGALHVHGRRDELVPVHGALHAPDEFEAPLLGLSGLQAVVAAPLPAPRGQEGGLLLLVERFEGGQAAPAALESEVRRLVLDATGLSPAVVELLPQGALPRTGSGRLRRGEAARRWLAGRLTPARAVNPVRLAYHAARSQLAYARLRLRG